The segment GCGCTTCTCTTCGCAACTCGTCAAGAGCAACGGGAGTAGGGCTTGCCTTATCGACACGCTCGCTCTGGTACTGCGCTACCTTGTCGGTGTTTGATTGATGGGAGGGGGTCTCGGTTGCGCTACAGGtgtttgtgtttttgcttgtgtagGTCAGGAGGTTGGAGAAGGAAGGGGCCTCGTCGAAGCAAGCGGAGGCCATCGCATCGACCATCACGGAGGTTTTGAATGAGAGCTTGGAGAGTGTCGCCCAGTCCTTTGTGTCCAAGCCCGAGATGCAGAGGGTCTGAcctttttttatgtttcttgagTATTATTAGGTTTTGTTGCTTTGTAGTTCACATTTGCTGAcatttgtgtttttgcttgtgtagGTCAGGAGGTTGGAGAAGGAAAGGGTCCCGTCGAAGCAAGCAGAGGCCATCACATCGACCATCACGGAGGTTTTGAATGAGAGCTTGGAGAGCGTCGCCCAGTCCTTTGTGTCCAAGCCCGAGATGCAGAGGGTTTGACCTCTTTTTATGTTTCTTGAGTATTATTAGGTTTTGTTGCTTTGTAGTTCACATTTGCTGACATTTTGTTGTGTGTGAAGTTTAACACAGAGTGAGATGATTCAAGATTCTAATATCTGGAAATTCAAGTTGGAAATGAAGGGCTCGCAGGTTTGCTCCACTTGATTGCATCTCACCCACTATTCAGTTGTATCACAAAGAAGTACGTCGGGCAGTAGGGCAATAGCACTATATGCTTTCAATCCttggtcgtgcggcacccttgcgtgtccgtccgcaaaagtcagcctccccgaagcctcccataatccgttaggacccacaaaagagaaaacggattaGAGTAAAcgcttcactcgggatccacaagtaaacatttccgaaaaacacttcatagacaattgaaattacaaatagactttacaagcttagaacagttgcacaacaaagggataAAATAGTACATTACAGACCGaataatctctcacacgtgtccacatgatacaacctttatttacaagcctaaagaggccaccaaacccaactaaaatgggactattaggcCTTTGGTTGtctctctatatgctgtgcaaagcataaacaaataaaaagacacggacatacataagcattatatcaaacatcctgtttcgaagtttgtccgtgacaatctcCCCCActcatcccttcgacgtcctcgtcgaagcctttgtggacactacaactcctcgcctatgTTGAGGTTTCAATCTtccgctctagctgcaatgcgcctcttggctcccagttgctctccgttgttgttgttgagtagtcgaacttttgatatgatatgctgtttcaacttgccaatgactttgactctggtgtggggttggttgagttgtgttgatccttgttgattcctacggatccttcagatgaaggaaaagaccatccttactatgcgctagtctctcaaatgcctcatgctgcttgaactgggtggatgcttattggagcttt is part of the Musa acuminata AAA Group cultivar baxijiao unplaced genomic scaffold, Cavendish_Baxijiao_AAA HiC_scaffold_1077, whole genome shotgun sequence genome and harbors:
- the LOC135666164 gene encoding uncharacterized protein LOC135666164; translation: MSAAAITCSRGAAALGFRCWSLMRLPAAQVGCPRSNLSLLQRFSSQLVKSNGSRACLIDTLALVRRLEKERVPSKQAEAITSTITEVLNESLESVAQSFVSKPEMQRSEMIQDSNIWKFKLEMKGSQVHM